The following nucleotide sequence is from Paenibacillus andongensis.
CAAATCTAAGCCTTTTACAATCATTTGCACGCTCTGTGCATAGCTAATTTTACCTTTAGGTACAAAGTGCTCATTATCGATTCCGCTTACGACGCCACGGTCTTTTAAGGCTAGAATGGATTCTGCTTGCCCTTCATCTAAATCCGAAAAAGCAAATGCTGAACCGAAAGTCAAACTACTGCACAACAAGGTTGTTAACGTTAAAACAGCTATTTTTTTCATCAGCTCTGTTCTCCTTTGGGCATGTAATTGTTTAACCTTTATTTGAGTTACTTATAAAACGTAGAGCAGACAAATTATGTTGCACAATGATTTACTATTATAAAAAGACTTTATTTCCGTTCAATTACCGATACTAATTCTTGCTTAAAACAGTCATCTAAGTGAGCATTACCGATATATTTCAACACCAACTGTTTATTAATGCTATTGCTTTTTAGATAGTTTAATATGAGATCTGTTTTATACTCTCTACCCATCATGTGATAAGCAACACACCATGCACGACGATATCCCAATCGTTAACTTTATCGATGAGTCCTAGATAAAACAGTAACCCGCTTCCACCAAGGGAATATTGAATTTGATTCAGACTGAGCTTTTCGATTATTTCATGTAGTTCCGTGATATCCATTTGTGAATTCTCATTTCTATCGTAGTTTTAGTTATATTCTTGAGAACCAATTGGTTTCCTTTTCATCACGTGCATCAACGGGTTCTATACCACCTTGAATAGACCTTAGGCTCTGCCTCAAGTTTATGTAAACAAATAACCAGCAGCCTCAGCTCCCGGTTAAATAGAATCGTATATTTACAGCGTTGGTGCATTCAAAGCAGTCTGAATGTTAGTCAAGTCAAATTGAATCTGCTCTTTGATGTTCCAAGGATGATACCAGCCTTGTTCCATCATGTACTTCACTATTTTCTCATGCGTATCAATCGCTTCATCTAATTGCTTAGTGAGCAATGCCTTAATCTCCGGAGTACCCGCCTCCGTTACAGCCATCGCGTAGTTTCTTACCCCGCTCTTCGCAGTAATCAAAAAGTCCATAGCAATCACTTGATCAGTCATCGTATGCATACCTGTCAAATGCTCAAGAATGGTGTTCATGCTTTCACCTCCTATACGGTCGCTTTGGTTAAAATCGCCTCAAGCTCCTGCAGCTGCCGCGTTGATACTTCTATATCTTGCAGTAAAATTTCTTTCAAAGCTGGATCTGAAACTAAGAGCTTCATCGTCTTCGCCTTGGTTAAACAGACTGTTTTAAAAGCTGCTATTTCATGAACCTCCAAGGTTTCGTGTAGAGCAAATGACATCTTCTAACATGCACCTCCGAATCACTAGTTGCACCATTACGGTTTAAGAATAACTTTAATACAATTCTCTTGTCTGGTATCAAATATCTCGTAACCATGCTTTGCTTCGCTAAGCGGCAGGATATGTGTAATGACATCACCTGGATCCACTTTGCCAGTATCAATCAGTTCATACATATACGGCATGTAATGAATGACTGGGGCTTGCCCTGTACGAATAATGACGTTTCTTTGGAAAATATCTCCGAGTGGAAAAGCATTATATCGTCCGCCATATACACCCGTAATCTGAATCGTACCACCCTTGCGGACAGCCTGAGAAGCTATGACAATACCGCCCATCGCACCGCCATGCAGCTTTAGTCCAGAGGCAATGGATTCGAGTGGAGTCATTTTTCCGCTCATCCCCGAGCAATCAATGACAACATCTGCACCGCCTTTTGTGATTTCCTTCAAATAATTTCCGATATTCTCCCAATGCTCGAAGTTAACGGTTTCAACCTTATTCGTTCGTTTCGCATGCTCCAAGCGGTAATCTAGATAATCAACTGCGATGACCCGCTTTGCTCCTTTAAACCAACTGAATTTTTGTGCCAGCAGCCCTACAGGACCGCATCCCAGCACGATAACCGTGTCCCCTTCCTTCACACCAGCATTATCTACACTCCAAAAAGCTGTTGTCATGGCATCCGCAATCAAGACTAGCTTCTCATCCGGGTGCTCGCAGCTTTCCGGAATTTTGAAGTGAGTGAAGTTCGCGAAGGGTACCCGCAAATATTCAGCCTGTCCGCCCGGATACCCGCCTGTTGTGCCGGAATACCCGAAGTAAGCTCCCATATCCCCATTCTCGTTCGAGTTATCGCACTGGCTTTCGAGTTGATTTTTACAGAAAAAGCATTCCCCGCAGCTAATATTGAAAGGAATAATGACACGATCGCCTTTCTTTAACTTCGTAACGCCAGAACCGACCTCTTCGACGATGCCCATAGGCTCGTGTCCGATGACATAATCTTCCTGTAAATTAGGGATCATCCCGTGAATCAAATGCAAGTCGGAACCACAGATAGCCGTAGTCGTCATTCGGACGATCATATCGTCGGCTTTCTCAATTATCGGATCGGATACCTCTTTCATTACGACATTTTTGAGGCCTTGATACGTAACAGCTTTCATGCTTTATTTCCTCAAATAACGTTATTGATCTGGTGTCCGATCAAACATGCCTTTACGAGATGTGTCGTCTGGGAACAGCTTCATTTGAGCCATTTGAACAGCATGAGTAGTCCCTAGCTGATCTAGTTTATATTGTTCGTTGAGCTCATAAGGATGGAACCATTTCTTCCTCATCATAAGGTCGGATACTTCTTGATGCAGCGCAATGCCTTGATGCAGCTGGCCGCGGAGGATCGCTCTTGCCCCATCAGACGCCGTTTCCGTCAAGGCAATCGCCGTATTTCTTACTCCTTCTTTGACTCGGACGAGAAAATCCATCGCAAATGTCATGTCGGCCATCTCTGGCATGTTGAGTGCATGACTCGGGTCTAGATAATCGTAGTCTTCCTTCATCTATAATCACCTTCATTTATAATAGGTGTCGGGCGGTGGGGGACGGGGGTTTGGAATGGCGCTTTCGCATAAACGGATTGTAGATCAGCTATGGCTTGCATGGACTGCTCCACATCTTTTTGCATCAATGCTTTTAATTCTTGGTCAAAAACTAAACCTTGCATCATCTTGGATTTTAAGACGCAAAGTGTTTTAAAATTAAGGGCTTCATGCAATTCTAGGGACTCGTGAGCTGCTAAAGTTGGTTGATTTACCATGGGTCACCTCCAATGGTATCTTGTCCTTGAAAAGTAAGGTTATTCATCCATTTGCCACCCACATTATTCAATTGGGACGAAAGTGCTTTCAATGTTAAGATGAGGTAAATTTTCCTGTCAAGGAATTATTACTCATCAAATTCTAACGAAATTCTAATAATGATGAAATATGCTAGGTCAGCTATGGCTTCCCGCTCTATTCGGTAAATTTTAGGGACTTTCAACTGTGATAAAGTAATTCTAGGTGCTAGATTCACCTCAGCTTTTATACCAAAAGGAGGAAGTTAATTCATGCAAAAAAAGAATAAAAACTACCTTGGAAAAACAATATTATCTTTAGGCTTAGCACTCTCCATGTTTGGTGGCTTTTCCACTAGTGCTTTTGCTGCCCCTGTAGCAACAGCAACCGTGAATAAAGGTGTTAACTTCCGTGCCGATCAGAGTACGAGTGCACCTGTTTGGGGATTTGTTAAACAAGGCACTGTGCTTCCTGTTGAAGCTGCTAATGACTACTGGGTTTTAGTCGATTACAATGGAAAACAGGGCTATGTTTCACGTTCTTATGTCACCGTACATGAAAATAAACCTGCTCCAGCACCTGCACCTTCAAATCCTGCTCCCGCTCCAGCCCCTTCTAATCCGGCTGCTGGCGGCAGTTTAGCGAATAAAATTGTCAACACAGCTGCCTCATTTCAGGGTCGTGTAACCTATGTATTTGGTTCGAGGGATCAACAGCGTTTGCGTTTAGATTGTTCCTCCTTCACGCAATATGTATTTCAACTAAATGGCGTTCAAATTCCTTGGGGATCTAAGGCTCAAGCCAAATTGGGCTCATACATTCCACGTAATCAGCTCCAACCGGGTGATTTGGTATTTTTCAGCGTAAGTACACCAGGTCAAATTAACCATGTAGGCATTTACATAGGTAATGGCCGATTCATTAACAACTTGCCAAACAAAGGTGTTGTCATCGGCGACTTCAATAGTTCGTATTGGACAAGCCATTACATCACAGGCCGCAGAATCTAATTTCATTTTGCAAATAAGAACCCTTCCTTTTCCAAAGGAGGGTTCTTTGTCATTTCATCCCTTTTGAAATATTTGGAGAAAGTCGTATTGACATCCCTTTCATCTTACAAGAATCTTAAAATGATTTCCCCATCAATACCAAAATCTGATTTGGACGAGTTCTTTTCAGAACATAAAATCCTGTTCCAGTTGCAGTAGCCATACCACTCTCGTTCGGTCCGCAAAGTCCGCCCGCTTGGCAGGATCCATCATCCCTTACCAGAAGTTTACCAAGCATCCCTATAGCTACCCATTCGGGTCTCTCTGCCCTAGGGATATAGACTTCTGTTGGGTTCCATTCTGGATTTAACATAGGTTGTCGCTCATTTCTTTCGGGTATAATAATTTCCCCTAGAGCATCTGTCAATGCTGGCACTGCCACTTCATGATATAGTGTTCTTCCCCACTCATCCGTCAGATACTTCTGATTCCAGCGCAATTCCCCGCTGTTCGAGAGAAAAGCCGGCTTCGCACTTGTAATTCCGATTACGAAGTGATCCGTGGGACTAGCTATGCGAACTTTGTCCTCTTCCAAAGTGACGAAAAAGCCAGGTTCAATGGGGTTGCCGTCTATCGTCTCGAACATCTCCGCGTAATCTGCCGCCGGACTGCTTACCGTTCCGTCTATTTTAACATTACCATTGCTTAAGATTTTCGCGGCTAATCCTTGTGCTGCGCTGCTTGTCCCGTTGGCTAAATACCAAGAATAGGTCAGCTCATTCGCGGCGCCAAATTGCCCCATGATGTGCACACCTTCCAAATTGTTCGTTGAAGTCTCTTGTCCTTCGGCATGAGAAAAAAAACTGTTCGCCAACGTGTTAACACCCTCGGTATGCGAAGTGAAGCCACTCGCGGTTGTCAATGCACCTTCCGCATGGGAGTTTTGACCACTAGCTATGGTCTGATTCCCTTCAGCATGCGATAAATCGCCTGAAGCCATTGTCCTCTGCCCTTCCGCATGGGCGAACAGCCCGCTTGCTACGTTTAAGTTCCCTTCGGCATGAGAGGCTCTGCCGCTAGCCGTGTTGTTCTCGCCTTCGGCATGGGCGCTTTGACCAGACGCGATCGTTTCTAAGCCTTCGGCATGAGAATCGAGACCCGTTGCTTGCGTCGACTCTCCTTCTGCATGGGCATTGAGTCCAATTGCACGTGAACCTCTCCCTTCCGCGTGAGAAGCAAAGCTCTGCGCTCGAGTCAAGAACCCCTCCGCATGCGCGCCCAAATCTTCAGCACTGGTTTGCTGCCCTTCGGCATGCGAGTATAAACCAATGGCTGTAGAGCCACCGCCTTCTGCATGAGAAGCAGGACCCGACGCATGGGTCAAATAGCCCTCCACATGAGAAGCAATCGTACTCGCCGTTGTATTAAAGCCCTCCGCGTGAGAATAATCTCCACTCGCCAAGGTGTTATTTCCTTCTGCCTCGGAGCATGCCCCCAAAGCTTGCGCCCCACAAGCCATATTCATCCTCTCCTTTATACTGATTGTGAATATATGATTCATACTATGAGATTTCTACATATTTGCTTGTACAATTGCCATTGGGTAAACAAAAGGCAGAACCGAAGGTTCTGCCTTTTGCACTTAAATTATAGCTCAATCCCGAACATTTCTTCTTATAGGTAAGTTGATAAGCCGAATGCTTTATTTCTCTCGAAACTACCTTCTTTAAGGATTGGATTAAATCCATCAATTTTTCGGCATACATAAGTTTAACGATACTATCAGCTCCCATAATATGGCGCGAAGTAAAGGCCATCACATTATCAAGAATGCGAGAATTCTGATAATATTTGGCTAGTGACTCTAAGCTTGTGATCGCATCCCAGTCTCTTCCGTTGCTCCTCCAAGAATCTCACCACTTTTTTCATATATTTTTTGCTAACTGACTATGATGGAAACAGTTTCATAAGCGCCATAGCACCTTCATGTTCTGGTGCTAATTCTAGTGTGTTACGAGCAAATTCCCTAGCAGAAGCATCTTCGCCGACCTCGTAATAGCAAATGGCCATCTCATAAAGCACAGAAGCGTCGTTCTTGTACTCATTGTTGGTCCGTTCAAAGAATAGCAAAGCATCCTGGAACATATCCATTTGATACAATAACATCGCGCAGTCCAAAGCTAAGTCGCGATTTAATTCCATTGGATAATATCCTTGCCACATCAGAAGTATACCTTGTCGAATGTCCGTTAATTCTTCTTCATCACACGCTGGAATTAGGTTCGATAGGCGCTTCGCGCTTTGGAGAAACAATTGAGCATCATATCCGCCCAAACGCCAAAAAGCTAAGAGTTGGTTAATTTCCATGAGATCCAAATGCGAATCAAACCATTCCTTGATACTGAAAAAATCATCAGGACCAAAACGCTCGACAAACCGACGATAGGCTAATCGAGTATGCCCATAACCATGCGGATTGGGTAGCATTAGCATACACCCTATGTTCAAATGGTTGTAAGGATGCGATGTGAATAAGCTCATGGCACCCTTTTGCTCAAATACATACCCAATGGCATGATAATTGGCTGTCAGGGAAAAGCTTCCATGATGAATTAGTTTGGGAGGTTCATTAAATTCCCAATTCTCTATTCGGTGGTCACCTTTATCCGCAGTGAGCAGGAGAAATCCCTCTTGTGAGAGCTGACCAAGTCGTTCCAAACATTGCAGTCCGACGACTGGAAAGAGGATATGGGAATCCTCCAGCTTCTGCGAATACAACGCTAGAACCTCACGATATAGGTACGATTCCTTTTCATATTCATCGGCTCTTCGATAATGATACTCGGGAATGACCCTCTTCAACATTTCCCCAGCGCTACGTTCGGTATCACCCTCAGGGAAGTGCAAAGATACCATGCATTCATAAATTTTGTTTTCGTCTACATAAATTAGTTCTTGCGGGATACTGTCAAAAAAGTAATTCGCAATAACCAGCAGAGGCTGCTGCAAGTCACCCTTTCTAATTCGATCACCAGATTGCATCAAATGAAGTTCGGTGCCATGTACAGCATCAAACTGTGCAAAATCCAAAACCCCTTGTTCCACAAAGGGAAGTAAACTGCGATGCTGCTGCCAAAAGGCGATATTTTTGAAAGCTAAATCACTCATGACATATCGAAATGGAGGAAGTGTTATACCTGCATAATCCCTCAGTTCGCATAGTTCCTTTACAATATGATAGGCTAACCTGCCCGAACCCGCACCAAGCTCCAGAATCGTCACCGTTTCCAATGTGTAACCAAGCTTTGCTCTATCTTGAAGAAACCCAAAAATGATCTCGGCATAGGCTACCGCAATACTTGGATTACTAGTTATGTATTGTGGAACCTCTTCACTCTGCCATGCGCCAATTCCCTGCTCTTCATAATAAGTTCGCTGAAGCTCCCATATAGGTGCCTCACTGAAACGATAAATCTTCTGATCTCTATGTGTCATCGGCTTGAACCTACTTTACTCCATTTTATGAAAAAACAACTCCCATCTTACCATAAAGTACCTCCTAATCAAAAAAGAAAGACAGTTACCCAAATTTCTGGTTAACTACCTTTCTACCAGATAAAGAAAAATTTTTTCACTTATTGAAGGGAATGCAATTCTTGATATGTTGAATGTTGTAATGCAGCTTTTTCTCGTCGGCCGTAATTAGTTCAACAAAAGGAATGTTTAATTTCTGCAGCAAGCCCATCTTGTTCGCATGTAACCCAGTGTCAAAACAGACGATTTCTCCTTCTAAGTCTTTGAGCAGCTGAACAAAGGTACTCGGGAGCAAGGCAAAAGTTGGATCAGATGAACGGGCTGCCATTTGACTTTGTACTTGTGAATAGGGAGTCTGGTTGCTTTGATACGGACTGATCCATTTTAGATGAAATAACGGAATGTACATGACTTGATAAAGGGGTGAATAAAACACAAAGTAGTCTTGTGCAATATGTCTCACATAACCGTGGATTGTCTGATTACTGGAAATATAAATTTCTACGAATCGATCGATCGCACTGTTTAAGATCTGTGCATAAGTGATCTCTCCTGTTTGCTTAACTGGGGCTGGTGGAGACTCCGTGTTCATTTTGTCATCGGCTTGTAATGTGATATTTCTTATATGAGCGATAGGAATATACAAATACTTCTTCTCCATGTAAATGACAATGATATCTGGTCCTACATCGATCAGGTAGCCAATTTTATCCCGATCCCCCATCATCTCAATCTGTACCATCATTCCAATATACGTGTTGAAAAACATCATGGTTGATAACCTCCTTAACTTTCATTTTTTTTAAAAAATCCACTTTACCCAAAAGGCAAGAAAAACCAATGTGAATATTAAAGCTGGAGGAATCGTTATAAATGTAATCTTGCAATAATCCTTCCATGATATTTTCACTTTATGCTGCCTGAGGATATGGAGCCAAATCAACGAAGCCAGTGTCCCAATTGGCAGAAGTAAAGATCCTAAATCACTACCCACGACACTTGCTAAGTAGGTAACCTTTAAAGTCAGAGGGTCTAATCCCAAACCCGTTAACGTGAGAGTTCCAATCATTAATGCTGGGTGATTATTTACTAATGTAGACAAGACTGTGACTAGTCCACCCATTAGCAAGCTACCATTTAATAAATCTCCTGAAGCTAGCGGCTTCAAGAAATTGACTAGCATATGAGTAAGGCCAATATTATTTAATCCATAAATGATAACGTACATCCCGAAGGCGAACACGAGAATATGCCACGGAGTCTTCTTTATCATATCGACAGGAGATATTTTGAGATATATCCAACGCCAAGTCAGTAGAATAATTGATCCAATAACAGCCACAAGACTTACCGGTATATTCATATACGAAGCAGCAAAAAGGCTTACACGAACCATAAATACAAACAATAATATATTTCTCATAAATTTTGTTCGATCTTTAATGACTGGCATCGATTTTGGAGGATCAACGTATAAGGGATGTTTTCCAGGTCCTATCGCGTTTAATGGCAATTTCTTAGGAAGTATGCGGTAAAAACAGAGAAATAAAAGCAATAAAAATACGATTAAACCTAACGTAGAGGGGATAAACATCATTAATGTGTGCATATATAAATCCATGCCGACAATTTTTAGCGCAATGAGATTAACAATATTACTAACACCAATAGGAGCACTAGAAGCAGTAGCAATTAGGGCGCCTGAGAGTAAATAGGGAATTTTCTGATGATTTTTTAAACCTAAATTCTGAAGAACAATAATTAATATAGGCGTTGTTATCATAATGCTGCCATCATTGTTGAAAAATAGAGTCATCAGGAAACAAAGTAGATTAACGTACCAAAATAGACGGACCCCTGATCCTCTGGCTCTTGCCATTAAACCTTCTGCTGCCCATTGGAAGAATCCAAAGCTCTCTAATACGATGGCCATGACGATGGTAGCCATAATCGTGATAGCAGCGTCACTGATCGTATTTGTTATTTTCAGCAAATCAGCAAACGAAACACTGCCACTTAGAATGACGAGGACAGCTCCTCCTATTGCCGGAATCGCTTCATTCAACTCCTTAGGACGCCATAGAATGAGGACAACTGTCATTAGAAATGCAGCTATTGTTAGGGTTACCATTGAGGAACCGATCATAAATTTTCACCCCGCTTTTTGAAGAAGAATTCTTATTAACTATCTGTGAAGACTGCCTCATACGTCTATTCTCTTAATGAATGCCATATCAGGCATAGTCAAGTCTACGGAAGGTGCATTTTCATAAACGGCTTCTATTTCGGGCTGTAAAGGCGGTTTAAGTAAAAAGTATAGTAGAATCCCTGCAAATATAATGATAAACATGACGACCATTGTCATTCCCTCCCTTCTACCATCTACCACCATCTATCATTAGTAGTTACTGATACAGTATGTATACGGGACCTGTATACATTTTGCTATAAACGCTTACCCCCATCTTTCAAATATTCCACTTATGTCTAGTAAAGGATGAACTGGAACAACAAAAAAACCAAATGCTATGGGGCATTTGGTTGGCTAGAGCTTTTCCATTTCTTGCTTAATAATTTCCCGCCTTTCCTTAATGTAGTTCAATATTAATTCTGGCTCACCTCTGAATTCCGAATAAGGCCATTTACGATTATAATCATTCAGCATATAGGGGGCTATCGTACCGTGTAAATGTTCAATCATCGGGGATATCTGTTTCCGTGTAAATGATGTACGAAGAATGGAAGTAAGAATTTGTTTATAACGCAGCCTAACGCTCTTGAAATTCATCAGTTTTGCGGTTAAGCCATTGTAGCCTTTAATGCGAACCAAGTCGCTGCCACATACTTTCCCGTAGCAATTCCTCCCCCACGTGCCTTCATAATCCCAGGGTATGATGCGGTATAATTTGCTTGGCCTGTGACGATAGATCGCATAATTTTGATCAAAGCCATCAAAATTTCCAGTGAAAACGGCTCCTGCTAACCATCGCAAATAATTATCTATATCCAGATGGGATTGTAAGTATTGAGCTAATGGTTTCCCAGACAGTTTATTGATCTTGGAAATGAATGCGCTCAGTTCTTTTCTTTCGGCGCTTAAGCCCATGATTTGCTCGTATCCTTCAAACATCGACTTCTTATGCCTTTTTGTTTCCGGGTGAAACAGTTCAAAGTTGGCATCATCGTCCACGGCATAGAAAAGGGATTGCGCACTAATCCTCCGTTTCCTGAAGAAGTTTTTATCAACAGCTTCTATTTCTAAATAAACCCCCTGATTCTCACCGTTTAGCTTCAATTCAAAATGCTTTGTTTGTGGACTAGGTACACCAATTCGTTGGAAAAATCGAAAGGAGAGCGCATTCCGTATCATCGAAGGATCATCATACTCTGCATTCAGATGGTAAGTCTTACCCCCGTATACAATTTCATACGATTTCTTCCTATACTCTCGCGTGTGCCCACCCCGATAACGAACCTTAATAGGAACATGTTTCCCTTTACTCATTAGTACACCGTTTACGAATTGATTACTCCAAACATCTTCATTCAACTTCCTAAGCTGCTGATCCTGGATTACGATATGTCGAGTCGGTATCATGGCACACCGCCTTTTTGCATAATAAAAAGCCTATCTATAGTAGATAGACTTTCATTCTAGATTAATTTATTCGTGATTATGAACGATTGCCACGGCTCTTGTTACCTCTTGTTTTGTTTCCGCGAGTTTTGTTGCCTCTCGTTTTGTCGCTTTTGTTTCCTCTTGTTTTATTACTCTTGTTGCCTCTCGTTTTGTCGCTTTTGTTGCCTCTCGTTTTGTCGCTTTTGTTGCCTCTCGTTTTGTCACTCTTGATGCCTCTCGTTTTGTCGCTTTTGTTGCCTCTCGTTTTGTCACTCTTGTTGCCTCTCGTTTTGTCGCTCTTGTTGCCTCTCGTTTTGTCGCTCTTGTTGCCTCTCGTTTTGTCGCTCTTGTTGCCTCTTGTTTTGTCGCAATTGCATTTGTTAGATAAACTAACCTCCATCTTCAAAAACCTCCTTATAGTTGATAGTGCAGTCTATGATAGGAGATTTGAATTGGATAGAGATATTGGTTGATATAGAAAAATTAATTATTAGTAGGTTCATTCTTTTGGTGGAATTATTGCAAAAATAGATTCTAATCTAGTACCTCATCTTTAACGGATACATATACTTATATTACAAATGAGCAGCAATGACATTGGTACAGGAGGTGAACACAAACTAGTATCCGCTGCTTATATTCAACTAAACCACATTCCTGAGAGGGGAAATGACAAAATGAGTTTAAACTATTTAGGTTCATTAATCGGTACTGAGGTTAGAATCAATCGTGGAGGTCCTGACTCTATCGTTGGTAGATTACTCTCCGTCCATCATGATTACTTAGTAGTCCGTATGAATGATGGAACAATTGTTTACATTCAATTACAGCATATCAAAAGCATTAGTGGCAGCAATGCTAGCAGAGGTAACAAAAGTAACAGTAGCAATGGAAACAAAAGCAACAGAAGTAACAGAAGCAATAGAAGCGGCAGAACTCCTCAACGTTTTGAGCATGCGTATACCTTTGAAGGACTCTTGAATCAAATGAGATACACATTTGTTCAAATCAACCGCGGAGGCCCTGAGAAAATTGAAGGTCTTGTCGTATATTCCGGGGATAATGTCTTGCTGCTTGTTGTGAATAATGAAATCATCCGTATTCCAATCTTCCATATTAAAAGTATTAGTGTAGGCAGCAGAAATAATAGCAAAGGCAATAACTCGAATAGCTCTTCCAATAAAAACAACAATAACAACAAAAGCAACAATAATAAAAGCAACAATAACAAAAGCAATAAAGCAACAGCCTCACAAATCGTAGCCATTAAACTTTTACTGAAAAAATACCGCGCTCTTTAAA
It contains:
- a CDS encoding DUF2642 domain-containing protein, giving the protein MSSNDIGTGGEHKLVSAAYIQLNHIPERGNDKMSLNYLGSLIGTEVRINRGGPDSIVGRLLSVHHDYLVVRMNDGTIVYIQLQHIKSISGSNASRGNKSNSSNGNKSNRSNRSNRSGRTPQRFEHAYTFEGLLNQMRYTFVQINRGGPEKIEGLVVYSGDNVLLLVVNNEIIRIPIFHIKSISVGSRNNSKGNNSNSSSNKNNNNNKSNNNKSNNNKSNKATASQIVAIKLLLKKYRAL